One stretch of Meriones unguiculatus strain TT.TT164.6M chromosome 7, Bangor_MerUng_6.1, whole genome shotgun sequence DNA includes these proteins:
- the Chct1 gene encoding CHD1 helical C-terminal domain containing protein 1: MEARDGQGGEGDKPLEKVGSVPCLERSSSTVPAGDALVRHAKGLSQDTFKICKEYLRPLKKFLRKLNLPKDLPQKKRVKRMKQSLEALGDHINTFLQHYCRAWEMKHWKKMLWRFVSLFSELEAKQLRRLYKYTKTNQTAKFLVTLCPLDAPERSLLASQEDSLPRLCSAWGLHGNISGMKERLSKMQAPGEAVILLEEPRSSHHSRGDSLKKFPQTPKLKKKRIKESPETPKSYP, translated from the exons ATGGAAGCCAGAGATGGGCAAGGGGGTGAAGGAGACAAGCCACTAGAGAAG GTGGGGAGCGTTCCCTGCTTAGAGAGGAGCTCCAGCACCGTACCTGCCGGAGACGCTCTGGTCCGTCATGCCAAGGGCCTGAGTCAGGACACCTTCAAAATT TGTAAAGAATACCTGAGGCCCCTGAAGAAGTTCCTGCGCAAGTTGAACCTGCCCAAGGACCTTCCGCAGAAGAAGCGGGTAAAGCGCATGAAGCAGAGCCTGGAGGCCCTCGGGGACCACATCAACACCTTTCTGCAGCACTACTGCCGAGCCTGGGAGATGAAGCACTGGAAGAA GATGCTCTGGCGATTTGTGTCCCTCTTCTCAGAACTGGAAGCCAAGCAGCTTCGCCGGCTCTACAAGTATACCAAAACCAACCAGACGGCCAAGTTCCTG GTCACACTCTGCCCGTTGGATGCGCCAGAGAGATCGTTGCTCGCCAGCCAGGAGGACAGTCTTCCCCGGCTCTGCAGTGCCTGGGGGTTGCATGGAAATATCAGCGGCATGAAGGAGAGGCTGTCGAAGATGCAGGCCCCCGGCGAAGCCGTCATCCTGCTGGAGGAACCCCGCTCCTCGCACCACTCCAGAGGAG ATTCTTTGAAGAAATTTCCTCAAACAccaaaactgaagaaaaagaggATTAAGGAAAGCCCAGAAACTCCCAAGAGCTACCCATGA